In the Nicotiana tabacum cultivar K326 chromosome 16, ASM71507v2, whole genome shotgun sequence genome, one interval contains:
- the LOC142170172 gene encoding putative nucleobase-ascorbate transporter 10: protein MSSGGGESGAKKAEELHAHPVMEQLKNVQYCVNSPPPLSEALFLGFQHYILSLGNIVLIPSILVPQMGGGNDEKAKVVQTMLFISGVNTLLQSLFGTRLPLVIGGSYAYLIPITSIIQANRSSVLQDPELSFMHTMRGIQGALIVTSGFQIIMGFLGLWRNLVRLLSPLSVTPLVTLTGLGLYHLGFPLIAECIEVGIPQLIFMVVITQASNAIHF from the exons ATGTCTAGTGGAGGTGGTGAGAGTGGAGCTAAAAAAGCAGAGGAATTACATGCTCATCCAGTTATGGAGCAACTTAAGAATGTACAATACTGTGTTAACAGCCCACCACCTTTGT CAGAAGCATTATTCTTGGGGTTTCAACATTACATATTGAGTCTTGGTAATATTGTCTTAATTCCAAGCATCCTAGTTCCTCAAATGGGAGGTGGCAAT GATGAGAAGGCAAAAGTAGTACAGACAATGCTGTTCATTTCAGGAGTGAATACATTACTACAATCCTTATTTGGGACCAGATTGCCATTGGTAATAGGTGGTTCATATGCATACTTGATACCAATTACCTCAATTATCCAGGCTAATAGGTCCTCAGTTCTTCAGGATCCTGAGCTG AGTTTTATGCATACAATGAGAGGCATACAGGGAGCTCTTATTGTTACTTCTGGTTTCCAAATTATAATGGGCTTCCTTGGCCTGTGGAGAAATCTTGTAAG GCTACTTAGCCCTCTATCTGTGACACCACTTGTTACTTTGACTGGACTAGGGCTCTACCATCTCGGTTTCCCATTG ATTGCAGAATGTATCGAAGTTGGGATACCACAGTTGATTTTCATGGTTGTCATCACACAGGCAAGTAATGCCATTCACTTTTAA